A window of Ooceraea biroi isolate clonal line C1 chromosome 9, Obir_v5.4, whole genome shotgun sequence genomic DNA:
attattatttttattcttcacattttaataattattctttcatgTATTCATTTATTCTTCACATAGTGAAATTACTAATTTCatctttgtaattattatagaaatattttcaatatacaatatacatataataatgtacaatataaaaaatgcagGTCACGCGAAATTACTAAAATcagattatttaaacattgCAACTAATTACATTAGTTGCAACGTTCATTAGTCAATGtgagatttaaaaatattgcgttTGATGGGAAAGTCCATGCTGATATTTTAAGCAAACTTTAAACACAAaacttaagaattaatataaagttttgtatttgaattttattaaaaaactttgcacgaatttttcagTCAAtccaatattattatcaaaaataattatttccaacaatgttttattaattacaacaatatataaattaaaaataaataaattaaagttttcttCATGTACAGATGCCGATAAAACGCGTAAGACATTTCTTAAGGATTAAActgtttttgttataaaagatgttaagaaatgcattattaaatttttcaacgaATTACGGACGcgccattaatattttacctcTGACATAAgcgtaaaaattgtataaaagtgtatatttaccattattaaaaatattgaatttgcgCGAGAAGCAATAAAGTTTGATAAATGAATTTCAATATCATTATAGGTTTGAAACATATGATGCGTGTACTTATAAGTGTTCAACTCAGTGCATTCTAAATTTTTGTGAGGTGTTCTTAAagaacaaataaaagaaaaacgaagagagaaaaaaatagttgCATCAGATGGGATGTGAAAAAGTGTAATTAATGTGCAACTGCAGCTGACCGAAGAGATGTTGATGTTGATCGGTGGTTTGATCGTCGCCTATTTCATCTACATTTTCATAGCAAGAAAAAATGGTAAATATTTTGTCTAATTAGTTCTAACTAGTCCACTCATGTGTATTTCGTGCacaaatttgatatttgatcTTTTGCACATGTTTCTCGTAGTAGTCTGCGTTAGGCCGAATTTATCTAATAAATCtgtatctaataaataatttatgtaaaaaattagatgttacgaaatatttatttataaggaTATTTTAGACGAGTTAGGATGAAAAGAatcaactttttttattttacggaATAATATTccaatagtaatattaattgagttttaaataaatttatagaaaaacaCGTGGGAAAAATGCGATAATTCCTTTAAATTCAAtgttaaagtaaattaaactaacaaaataataaactcaAATATTTGCATGGTTTTATAACTATTTTGAACTAAACTAGAACTTAttgtgatataaatatataaatagatattgtTAGAGTATTAATCATAAGCAGAGTATTAATCATAAGCAATTCATTAAAATGACAATTGTTAAACAGAATAATTATGTGaacaacaaatatttaatatacgaaAACGTTTGGTATTATTATCTCAAAATATCTTATgataaaatcatgaaaaatggacattaatcaaattatattaattaaatataaagattatatGTTCTTAACAATTACGTAATGTAGAATGAAAATAACAGTTCGAcagcatttattttaaatgtcatttattgcaatttatattactgttacattattattttaaataataatattaagttatATCAAGcgatattaaattgataaataagaaaaatggaaataaatattatgttaactATTATGTTACATAGTCTAGCAATGGCacattatgtataaaatattttatcattatcattttgattaaattatttgtttgaataaaacaaatctaataataatttttgcgcATCGAGGACAAGCACGAAAtacaatagaaaaattattatatatatatatatatatatatatatatatattgtatttcgtgcatataaatgattattattacacagaATTACTACgtattataaatgattattattatactacatgttataaataatttatattattcttatgaCATACTACATTAACAATAATACGATCGGTagtaacatataattttttccgataaaagatttattgatCAATTTGTAGTCACTCTTattgtattaagaatttttatgaagAGCTATAAGAATATACGTTAATTTGTAAACATAAAATTTCGCaaagtaaaaatgttaattaataacgatacTTTGTTGGTTAATCTTTAgtgcttaataataatttaacacaaaCATAAGCAATAAAGTTAACAATTTTAGAATACTGTCATTCAAGCATTATCTGAAATCTGAAAGCTAAAaatgaagtaaaataaaaattgtattacttCAAAGATTAAagactaataaataaatgtgcttGGAATTTCTCGTGGAAAGAGCTCAGGAGGTCGGTGAATTTCACCTAGCGGTTGCGATCTATGCCGAACAAGATACacgaaaggaaaagaaagagtgaaagagagacgagATGAAATCGTGAGAGTTCTTGACGAGAGGAGTGACCGCGAAGACGCGAGCATACATCATCCGCAAGGTCATATCGAAAAACTTACGATGGAGAAGTGGTAGCATTTACGTGACATTGACTATATTCTGCTATTTGGCTATGAttcgattatataaaaaaaatgcagcTAATAATCGTGATTCGCTTACCGTATCCTATATACAATTGCAACATGCGATGGATCGTCTATGATCGATAGTTTTGTATTCggtttttatacaattttaatcaattcatGATCCATCACTCTAATTgcttataaattacaataatattcaaaaagtataatatatgtatatgtaaaataattttttatacaagtgACAATCTTTTTTCAATGACATGAAGCGTGTGACATTTGAGTATTTATATAAGTAATACTAATAAAACGATTAAAAGTTTTGAGTATTTCGCATTTgagtatttttcattaatactaataaaacaattaaaagtaGGACAAttaaatgcagaaaataaGAAAGTGCGCTCGTGAGAATGAATTGTTTCTTGAGACAACAAGAAACTTCTGAAACTCGAACTTAAAATGCTCGAAAGATCTGAAATAGAATTATAACTATCTACTCAGTACCtaacaattgtttttataagTGAAGAGTATAACACATtgattattaaatgaaatttgttgattatttaattatgcagcaatatttaaattttttattcatcgtAATATGTAgcaaaacttttaaatatatactatatatttaaaatattataaaaatacgagagagggagagagagatgtcAATttgtttagtttttatttttcttattcccTTATTTTCTAATATCCTTCTTCTGACTAATGTAATGCTGgaagattaaaaaaagtttcgaAGCAGTCACTAAACTTCGTTTTCGGAATCGTCTCAAAAACCGCGGTCGAAGCTCTTTGGATTCTCTGAATTGATAGTACAGCTTTCTTTTCGTCGTCAAACTAAGTTTTGGGAATAGCCAGAAGTTACACGGAGAAGTTATAAATCGGATAAATATAGGTAATGTTGGAGTACTGTGATGCTTTTTCTgctgtgatgccaaaaaattGCATACAATCTCGGATTTATGTGCCGATGTGTTATTGTGTTGAAACAACCAAGATCCTTGCTCTCGGTATTCAGgccgaataaaaaaatcataagTAGACTTTAACCTGGGGTGGTAACTATTAAAAACATTGAGAACCTTTTGGAGTTTATTCTTAGGTAAAATAGTGAATATGTCGTCAATTTGTAAACTATCTGTAAAATATCCGTAGATTAAAATCAAGCGCATTAATGCAATGTGTCTCAAGATCATCTAACACCAAATCAACTAATATAGATAACAGTGGAGAGCCTATAGGACTTCCAAAAACTTGTTCACAAAAGTgtctattaaaattaaaacttgtaGAACTCAGTACTAAATCTATGGCATGTTTAAACTGGTTTAAATTAAGTTTCATCACTTCCTTAACTTTGCTTTTATTTGAAGtcatttataagaatttatatattatatttagttttagaAAATGACTTGTGACGTAATAGAGTTATTcacacttgaaaaggaccaaaAACAATGGTCAAAACGTCGTGTGTATGATCATTAATTGTATAGCCAGTTTTGGTCAATAATAAAAAGGATGTTTCAATTAGTGAATATACTGGCAACATACAGGAGTCATTTGAATTTTGTTTCTAGTTTAATGCAGAAAAAGTTATAACATTTTCGAAAAGCGCACCTAATGCTTGACTATGAGATACAAAGTTTCGATGATATATAATGATCTAGAATCATTTGTAGCTATTTCTAGTGCTTTTATCAGATATATGCAAAAGATTTAGttttttacagtttttattattacaacaaaaagtttaaaaaagtatttataaaaatcaaaactaaatatgaaatcaattgttaactaaccaagtatctagaagcaacTCAGTTTgcgtattttatccaaatgttttctatacatactctcttatcacatgacgacGTTGAATCATCAAGatacagtacaaatcaagatactgtacaaagttacaagaatacatgaccaatGCGACCTGGACACGCCAATGTATTTCAATgtcatgtgataagagagtatgcatttggaaaaaatattcaacCTGAATTGTTTCTAGGTACTTgactagttaactattgatttcatatttagttttgattttttctAACTTATTAATAGTGCAACGAAACTACACACAACTACAAATGATTCtgaatcattattatatcgaaaCTTTGTTATCTTATATTGAGcatttcttcaaaatattatttcatatgttaccttaaattataaacgaaattattattagttacTGCAAAAAATTACAAACGTATGCTAACATTCTATGTATggaaaacttaatttattagaaaagtgCTCATTTCACATAGGtcatatttaatgttaaaactAACACAGGCGAACCAGTGCTTAATTTTGGGTGGCCAgctgaaatattaaacgtCATGATACAACTGCTCATCAAGAGATGGTTGTACaagaaaaactttaaaaaaattaattacgccGAAACCTAAAAAGactgtatgtatgtgtgtaattCAAGGCATTTATACAATAGAAATGATATCACTTGAtactgcaaaataaaaaattatgtgccAGATTGttcagaattaattaatctacaGTACAGTGCTATATGACAACTGTATGCCAGCTCTCATAAGCGGATGCGACAGATAGGGAACTAAAATAGTTGTGATATAtcatatcataaaaaaatatgtctatttttatatctatttatatttaattaataacataattgtaataatgcaTATTATACTAATGAATGTACGAGTACACTCTTGTTATCATTGTCATCGCgtactataataatatcactTACAACAAAatctttcgattttattttcagataaaACATCTACGGATCCAGCTTTAGCTCATGCAGCTCTCAGAGAAATTGTCGAGCGAGCTATGGAGGAAGCTCGGAAGTTACCGGAGTTGGATGCATCCGTGGATGCCACACATCTTCGAGAAGGACGCGCCATCGCCGATCATAGTTACGAGGACCTCCTTGCTACCGCAATACTTAATAAGGTTAATAGGATATATCAagatattttacttaaaattttacttaaattttttaaattcccactatataattatctatataCACATTCTTCACAAAAATgcgtatttttcgaaatatttcggGATTGTCATACTTTTGATAAACcctatacatatatgaaatatgcaaaaaaCGTTCGGCAAAGGAAATTCGGAAAAGAGCTCGAAAATGGTTacagatttatttatcataataatagTTGCATTTCTTACTATTACTGGCGAGATTAAGTTGCAGAAAATATTATCGACATATTGGTTTTCGAATTTAACGTCGCAGAGTGTTCAATTTATTCCTTGAGAAAACAGCCGAGATAGCCGACCCTTAATTAAAATGTGCACTACTTAAtctaaattttgttaaagttATTGTTATGTTATTTTAGGTCATAGATAAATTCCAAAAGGAGCGTGTGGATAGCAATAGTAATGTTTTGCATGATTCGTTGGCAAAATATACCATAAGTACGTAAGGAATTCACTTAATATGTCGTATTAAGTACCTTACGGGAATGTTaagaacatatttattaaaatgatatttttttagtaGAAAGTAAACATAATGATAAGGAAGATATGGCAAATTATATATCCCACCACATTGAATGTAACGatgattgtaataaaattataaaaaatgcagACCATCGTAAATCGACATCTTTTATGGtatttatattgattatatttatacttattcTTAAATACGAAATGTAATACTATTAAGAAAAGAACagaaagagacgaaaagaTGAAactcaaatattttatcaaatctttaaatgaaatattgtataatattgagCCAGTTAAAAAGTTTGgttcgattttttatttttcaattcaaTTTACATGCGATATAGGCGACAATGTTGATAATGTCTTGGATTGGGTTCGGAAGAAAAACGGCGGAAAGTAATGGTCAACATGTCCTTTTGCTACAACAGTCACGGCGGAAGAAAGAGctgttatcaaatttattcttttgtcTTAACATTGTCGAGAATACAACTAACAAAAGATAAACTAGATGGAAGCATTATATAAGGCGCCAAAcatgaataatatattcttatgCCTTCTTATTTTACTCTATTTAACAACAGTTTATACCATAGACAATAATGTCTAATCATTAGCAACGATGATATTTACGttgatacataatttgtttctactgaatgtaataaagtaaaatttgttGCAAAAATCGAATCGAACTTTTTGACTAATCCAatataatgaaacaaatgtattcgatataataaaatattatgtgtgcaaattaattcggcgccgttttaataaaaaattaaagtagcAACAGAAAGGATATAACCACAATAATCTCCGTCTTTATCGATGAGTTTGTTATCTATCAGACAGCTGTTGAATTTTTTTGCAACAGAAACTTGATGGTTTAGAATTGATAATGTCATTAAAGCATTTTCGAGCATCCTccattattttaaaatgtgtGTCAGTTAAATAATAAGTCTAGGTTTTGTAGTTGTACCACTTACAATTCTCGTACTTCTTGAAATAGATATGCATCAGGcattagagagaaaaaaggaaagaatagTAATTGGTAAAAGATAGAATAAATCAACACGAAAAGTTCATGCAATATGAACGAATCTAATGTTACAACAACTGAAACATGTGAAAATCTGAAAGAGCAAAGTCTGGAGAATAAATCGAGTGCGGTAGAATTTTTCAactgatattaaaaatgatatgttTTGTCTCTTCGTAACATATCCGAACGTTATCATGAAGCAAAACGATTTTGCAAAGTCCTTAATCAGTATACAGCCTCCTGCACTCCAATTCAAATCAAATTGGCGAAATTGTTATTGATAGCAAAGCTATAGCTATATCGAAACATTTGTTATTGACATTCAGCACATGTGGAATCTATCTTTCTTCCTTATCTCTTTTCTAATTGATGTAGATAGAAATGGCTTGACGGGTTACTACCACTGGAAGATACTCTTCTTGTATGtgcgaaatttatataatggcTGTTATAATTCTTCATTgtgaaatttttgaaattaattagtgGTTTGTCATTTAGATCAAAGTTTATCTCACAGAACTTTTGATATCACTTCTATGTCTATTATATGTCTTATAAGGTTACTATTTTCGTCAAAAGaccaaattatttttgttgcgtcagcaatatttttcagttAAAATGCAGGAAGATTGCAATACCGAATGTGCATTTTATCAACAGCCATAGCACTATTAGTACTGTTTTCTCAATTATGTTGATCATTCTACAATGTTATGGTATTTCATATAGTGAAAGTTCTTTAACCTTAAAACCGCAATTGAGtgagaaaatatttagattTAAGTACTTAgtagaaattgaaaaattaaaggcaccaaattaatttacacctaatatagaataatattagATCTGCGTATAAGTTCCTGGGGCCATGTTTTAGATGACGCTGAAATTCTAACGTAAATTCTGACATATCTTTTCAACTAGTTTATGTTTTACGTTAATACTATTGGTTAATCTGCATTCAATTCTACATATGATAGTTTGTATTTGTTTACTTCaacacatttttaatttaattgaaaatgaagATTGAAAAGGTATATATCCTGCATGCtacattattttcattgtGGAAAAAGTGCTACTGAAACAAGCAGAGTTATTTACGAAACCTGGTGAGTATACTGTACCTAAAAGTACATGCCAACCCTGGTTGCAAGGTTTCGAAGAAGAAATTTTGACGTTAATGACAAACCTCGCTGTGGACGACCTCAGAAAATGTAAGATGAGGACTTGAAAGTTCTACTCGCCGAAGATGCAGCCCAATCGTCTGTGGAGCTGGCGAAACAGCTTTCGTGACTAAAGACACCTTACTGAAGCTTGAGTAAGAAGTCCTACCACACCTGACATGTAGTCTAGACTTTGCTCCTTCCGATTTTTACCTATTTCAGTGCGGAACCATTTGTTCGTCCGATGTCTGATTTAGAAATGAGGTTGAAGTATGGGTTGATGAATTTATTGCATCAAAAGATCTATCATTCTTCATTCGAGGAATCCATTTGTTGTCTAAAAAATGGTCTGAAGTTGTAGCAAGCGAGggaaaatactttgattaaacatgtatgttttttaaatatatataaacaaagtCAGCAAGAAAAGCCCAGGAACTTATACGCAGACCTATATAAATCTAGGGAGTGTTTCAGCCTACGCGCACCACATGTTAATAAGACATTCCTAAAATTATTTGAAGACAAAAGTTCTAATATCTAAAtgttgaaattataataactttgaaaataaaaatgtaattttgttatacatgtttaatttataattaatgttattaagcAGTTTTGAGCtagaaagataataaattttattgtagatGGAAGAACGGATAGAAGAGGTAACTACAATTTCATCAGATGATGATCTTTCAGACAATAACGATTTGGAATTTCAATGCACCCGCCGTGTTCCGTTTCCAGAATATGGGATGGATATTATTGACGGTGAGCAGCTTTtgttttgaatattatttaggTAATCATCTAaacatatttatgaatatttataatactaataaataggagttaaagtaaaatataatagttccattttatgcataatattttaagataaatttactacaattatttaatttataatcagtaattttaacaattttaataattttgttacacaTTACATTAAAgtgtgattatttattttaaatgtttagtGATATCTGAGAAAGATCTGCGAAAACTGccttcgtcatcgtcatcatcatcattggATTCTTCGgatttaaattgtaataaatattcgtcAATCAAGAAGAGATGTTACGTCACTGATCACACGACGGATCTAGTCTCACCTATTGAATCTTGGAAGGATAATTGGCTATTCCAAAAGAGAAGAACTTCTTGGCCACAATCTGATGCGGTTGTCATGCTGGTACCAAGCTCTAATACATATTACAAAGCTTTGATTGGGGACAGAAATGCTGAAGATACATCTGATCTATCAGAGTGCTCTTCTACAAAATCTGACGAGGAGATTGAACAGGAACTAATGGAAGCGATTAATAACGTGGTTCCTAGTATGCTTAAGTATAATTcggaggaaaataaaaaaataccaagCATCGCGATGCAATTTGGAAAGGATGAAATTGACGTCTGTGTTGAAACggatttaaaaattgaaaacaatGTGGCTGTTTCCAAGAGCTTCGAGGAAACAGATGATAAAAAACACTTAGAAGTTTTCGGAGAGGAAACAATTAAAGACGatgataatgaagaaaaaactGAAAGTTCTTTAGCGTACATAACATTGAGAAAAGGGGTAAATAAAGCTAAACGAGAGATTAAGGACACAGTTGAATGCGATCAACGAATAATCACTACTGCGATGGAAAATTCTGTACAAAAAGACTTGAAAATACgatttaaaaagattaaaaaaagtaatagaaaagaaaagaatgcaCTATCTGATGAAGACGAAGAACAACGTGATAGTGAGTATACCGAACATTATGATACGGCAATCCAAAGGCATGTAGATAGTCTGACGAAAATCGAAGATTGTACTGAAGAGAACAAAGCatttaatgaaatgaaaaatataatgaacgaACAGCTCAGAAAACCGAACAATTTCcaagaaatgataaaattgcCTAAAGAACCAAAACGGTAggatttttcaatattgtatTTCTAAGCAATTGATTATGTGcctaatacttttatttatcaattatacaattttatttctttagataaaaaacaaaattacagactatttttctaatttttattagaaaaaaatgcttCTTTTGAAAATGACTTATTtgattaaacaatttatttaattatgttattgaaattcatttttaaatatagtttataactatataactcttttttcagattttattttttaatgagaaatcGATATAAATACGATGAAAATCTAggagtttttaaaatattataatgaat
This region includes:
- the LOC105279114 gene encoding uncharacterized protein LOC105279114 isoform X2 — protein: MKYFFLGILCGRKREKRKGSKIKKTKRAITDDGRCVCCLAPFLTDQCTGVRCNICSATSCRKSCSRWNTMDNTWHCIFCHQERLWVKRNEKWFENFGDAMNEAEELHSFFGTAKSRVHVAGHIAAISNIEQHQETQKEKRIIYAIQNFVEKIVESLVDGVDDTPIDQLYRNSAYDRFLDEYRPPLIIALTGLTTCLEASLINKTSTDPALAHAALREIVERAMEEARKLPELDASVDATHLREGRAIADHSYEDLLATAILNKVIDKFQKERVDSNSNVLHDSLAKYTIKSKHNDKEDMANYISHHIECNDDCNKIIKNADHRKSTSFMMEERIEEVTTISSDDDLSDNNDLEFQCTRRVPFPEYGMDIIDVISEKDLRKLPSSSSSSSLDSSDLNCNKYSSIKKRCYVTDHTTDLVSPIESWKDNWLFQKRRTSWPQSDAVVMLVPSSNTYYKALIGDRNAEDTSDLSECSSTKSDEEIEQELMEAINNVVPSMLKYNSEENKKIPSIAMQFGKDEIDVCVETDLKIENNVAVSKSFEETDDKKHLEVFGEETIKDDDNEEKTESSLAYITLRKGVNKAKREIKDTVECDQRIITTAMENSVQKDLKIRFKKIKKSNRKEKNALSDEDEEQRDSEYTEHYDTAIQRHVDSLTKIEDCTEENKAFNEMKNIMNEQLRKPNNFQEMIKLPKEPKRAYSKDKAQLSYVMINNKHIDVIAEDDRLSAPPRPGTIAEREHKKWENAAPIENNPYSEESIRKRCLERQYSKNLDIPGAHYELTKLNEVNSKTLLKADQPDIKRFGRDYYINQSKAPSEERHERCRSAMSSLSSRPSSSLSQRSNCIDDEQCEQQMT
- the LOC105279114 gene encoding uncharacterized protein LOC105279114 isoform X1; amino-acid sequence: MKYFFLGILCGRKREKRKGSKIKKTKRAITDDGRCVCCLAPFLTDQCTGVRCNICSATSCRKSCSRWNTMDNTWHCIFCHQERLWVKRNEKWFENFGDAMNEAEELHSFFGTAKSRVHVAGHIAAISNIEQHQETQKEKRIIYAIQNFVEKIVESLVDGVDDTPIDQLYRNSAYDRFLDEYRPPLIIALTGLTTCLEASLINKTSTDPALAHAALREIVERAMEEARKLPELDASVDATHLREGRAIADHSYEDLLATAILNKVIDKFQKERVDSNSNVLHDSLAKYTIIESKHNDKEDMANYISHHIECNDDCNKIIKNADHRKSTSFMMEERIEEVTTISSDDDLSDNNDLEFQCTRRVPFPEYGMDIIDVISEKDLRKLPSSSSSSSLDSSDLNCNKYSSIKKRCYVTDHTTDLVSPIESWKDNWLFQKRRTSWPQSDAVVMLVPSSNTYYKALIGDRNAEDTSDLSECSSTKSDEEIEQELMEAINNVVPSMLKYNSEENKKIPSIAMQFGKDEIDVCVETDLKIENNVAVSKSFEETDDKKHLEVFGEETIKDDDNEEKTESSLAYITLRKGVNKAKREIKDTVECDQRIITTAMENSVQKDLKIRFKKIKKSNRKEKNALSDEDEEQRDSEYTEHYDTAIQRHVDSLTKIEDCTEENKAFNEMKNIMNEQLRKPNNFQEMIKLPKEPKRAYSKDKAQLSYVMINNKHIDVIAEDDRLSAPPRPGTIAEREHKKWENAAPIENNPYSEESIRKRCLERQYSKNLDIPGAHYELTKLNEVNSKTLLKADQPDIKRFGRDYYINQSKAPSEERHERCRSAMSSLSSRPSSSLSQRSNCIDDEQCEQQMT
- the LOC105279114 gene encoding uncharacterized protein LOC105279114 isoform X4; this translates as MKYFFLGILCGRKREKRKGSKIKKTKRAITDDGRCVCCLAPFLTDQCTGVRCNICSATSCRKSCSRWNTMDNTWHCIFCHQERLWVKRNEKWFENFGDAMNEAEELHSFFGTAKSRVHVAGHIAAISNIEQHQETQKEKRIIYAIQNFVEKIVESLVDGVDDTPIDQLYRNSAYDRFLDEYRPPLIIALTGLTTCLEASLINKTSTDPALAHAALREIVERAMEEARKLPELDASVDATHLREGRAIADHSYEDLLATAILNKMEERIEEVTTISSDDDLSDNNDLEFQCTRRVPFPEYGMDIIDVISEKDLRKLPSSSSSSSLDSSDLNCNKYSSIKKRCYVTDHTTDLVSPIESWKDNWLFQKRRTSWPQSDAVVMLVPSSNTYYKALIGDRNAEDTSDLSECSSTKSDEEIEQELMEAINNVVPSMLKYNSEENKKIPSIAMQFGKDEIDVCVETDLKIENNVAVSKSFEETDDKKHLEVFGEETIKDDDNEEKTESSLAYITLRKGVNKAKREIKDTVECDQRIITTAMENSVQKDLKIRFKKIKKSNRKEKNALSDEDEEQRDSEYTEHYDTAIQRHVDSLTKIEDCTEENKAFNEMKNIMNEQLRKPNNFQEMIKLPKEPKRAYSKDKAQLSYVMINNKHIDVIAEDDRLSAPPRPGTIAEREHKKWENAAPIENNPYSEESIRKRCLERQYSKNLDIPGAHYELTKLNEVNSKTLLKADQPDIKRFGRDYYINQSKAPSEERHERCRSAMSSLSSRPSSSLSQRSNCIDDEQCEQQMT
- the LOC105279114 gene encoding uncharacterized protein LOC105279114 isoform X3 — encoded protein: MKYFFLGILCGRKREKRLWVKRNEKWFENFGDAMNEAEELHSFFGTAKSRVHVAGHIAAISNIEQHQETQKEKRIIYAIQNFVEKIVESLVDGVDDTPIDQLYRNSAYDRFLDEYRPPLIIALTGLTTCLEASLINKTSTDPALAHAALREIVERAMEEARKLPELDASVDATHLREGRAIADHSYEDLLATAILNKVIDKFQKERVDSNSNVLHDSLAKYTIIESKHNDKEDMANYISHHIECNDDCNKIIKNADHRKSTSFMMEERIEEVTTISSDDDLSDNNDLEFQCTRRVPFPEYGMDIIDVISEKDLRKLPSSSSSSSLDSSDLNCNKYSSIKKRCYVTDHTTDLVSPIESWKDNWLFQKRRTSWPQSDAVVMLVPSSNTYYKALIGDRNAEDTSDLSECSSTKSDEEIEQELMEAINNVVPSMLKYNSEENKKIPSIAMQFGKDEIDVCVETDLKIENNVAVSKSFEETDDKKHLEVFGEETIKDDDNEEKTESSLAYITLRKGVNKAKREIKDTVECDQRIITTAMENSVQKDLKIRFKKIKKSNRKEKNALSDEDEEQRDSEYTEHYDTAIQRHVDSLTKIEDCTEENKAFNEMKNIMNEQLRKPNNFQEMIKLPKEPKRAYSKDKAQLSYVMINNKHIDVIAEDDRLSAPPRPGTIAEREHKKWENAAPIENNPYSEESIRKRCLERQYSKNLDIPGAHYELTKLNEVNSKTLLKADQPDIKRFGRDYYINQSKAPSEERHERCRSAMSSLSSRPSSSLSQRSNCIDDEQCEQQMT